One segment of Engraulis encrasicolus isolate BLACKSEA-1 chromosome 7, IST_EnEncr_1.0, whole genome shotgun sequence DNA contains the following:
- the LOC134452125 gene encoding ankyrin repeat domain-containing protein 12-like isoform X1 has protein sequence MRERVTVDRPPPPYQPPPTCYCITITTGGESALLPAVLCFLTFGLLVWLLLQIRVDNERRRQIQSDGPAVNNIGLHYYIFRQYENQDGHSSSSYLDHGQGMGKRGVLSIEANQQGFCRCDLYSSRPEDTDGPSGSISPNSSLERQSVRGSPKPVVVESCKPFEMPAFQHVEELRQTHVAEQAEQHVAKSAAPLKKNKKRWKDPEVSTSDDTEQAERHLNESALIKKKKKGSKHPKASPTQDLTEQVAEQYVTELAYSHYLSETATLTTEPTEQYVSEPSYSYAAKERSKDPEGPTAVVTQQAERYLRESIPLETEQVEQYVTEPVYSQLGSEPAHSHTPLKKKKKRPQKDPEHLNPDMAKQQAEQHVNGSVPLESQKKKSKDPESPTPDGSEPSEIESAPLKNKKKRSKDCKAQTPDETEEPEQYVPESSPLKRRKKRAKDPKAPASDVTELENRKERSKDLKASTPDMTEQAEQHVNVSAHAKDPKGQKQRFGFLRRLW, from the exons ATGAGGGAGCGGGTCACGGTGGACCGCCCTCCACCACCCTATCAACCCCCACCGACCTGTTACTGTATCACTATCACCACTGGCGGTGAATCTGCTTTACTTCCAGCTGTTCTGTGTTTCCTGACCTTCGGCCTCCTCGTCTGGTTACTACTTCAAATACGTGTGGACAACGAGCGTCGGAGACAAATACAG AGTGATGGGCCTGCAGtgaataatataggcctacattattataT TTTTCGTCAGTACGAGAACCAAGATGGCCATTCGTCCAGTTCCTATTTGGACCACGGCCAAGGGATGGGAAAGAGGGGCGTGCTGAGCATTGAAGCCAACCAGCAGGGGTTTTGCCGTTGCGATTTGTACTCCTCGCGGCCTGAGGATACAGATGGACCCTCTGGTTCCATCAGCCCCAACAGCTCTCTGGAAAGACAGTCAGTCAGAGGGTCTCCCAAGCCGGTGGTGGTGGAATCATGCAAGCCATTTGAGATGCCCGCGTTCCAGCATGTGGAGGAGCTGAGGCAGACACATGTGGCGGAGCAGGCTGAACAGCATGTGGCTAAGTCAGCAGCTCCATTGAAGAAAAACAAGAAGAGATGGAAGGATCCTGAAGTCTCAACGTCAGATGACACTGAACAGGCCGAGCGGCATTTGAATGAGTCGGCccttatcaagaaaaaaaagaagggatcGAAGCATCCCAAAGCCTCCCCAACGCAAGATCTGACTGAGCAAGTAGCCGAGCAGTATGTGACTGAGTTAGCTTACTCACATTATTTGAGCGAGACAGCTACTCTGACTACTGAGCCGACTGAGCAGTATGTGAGTGAGCCATCTTACTCATATGCTGCTAAGGAGAGATCGAAGGATCCCGAGGGCCCAACGGCAGTTGTGACCCAGCAGGCAGAGCGGTATTTGCGTGAGTCAATTCCTCTGGAGACTGAGCAGGTCGAGCAGTATGTGACTGAGCCAGTTTACTCACAACTTGGGAGTGAACCAGCTCACTCACATACTcctctgaaaaagaaaaagaagcgaCCCCAAAAGGATCCCGAACACCTAAACCCAGACATGGCAAAGCAGCAGGCCGAGCAGCATGTGAATGGCTCAGTTCCTCTTGAGAGTCAAAAGAAGAAATCAAAGGATCCTGAATCCCCAACGCCAGATGGGAGCGAGCCGTCTGAGATTGAGTCGGCTCCTCTCAAGAATAAAAAGAAGAGATCGAAGGATTGTAAAGCCCAAACACCAGATGAGACTGAGGAGCCGGAGCAGTATGTGCCTGAGTCATCTCCTctcaagagaagaaagaagagagcaaAGGATCCCAAAGCCCCAGCGTCAGACGTGACTGAGCTGGAGAATCGAAAGGAGAGATCGAAGGATCTGAAAGCCTCAACACCGGACATGACTGAACAGGCTGAGCAGCATGTGAATGTGTCAGCTCACGCCAAGGACCCTAAAGGCCAAAAGCAGCGCTTTGGGTTTCTTCGCCGTCTATGGTGA
- the LOC134452125 gene encoding ankyrin repeat domain-containing protein 12-like isoform X2 produces MRERVTVDRPPPPYQPPPTCYCITITTGGESALLPAVLCFLTFGLLVWLLLQIRVDNERRRQIQYENQDGHSSSSYLDHGQGMGKRGVLSIEANQQGFCRCDLYSSRPEDTDGPSGSISPNSSLERQSVRGSPKPVVVESCKPFEMPAFQHVEELRQTHVAEQAEQHVAKSAAPLKKNKKRWKDPEVSTSDDTEQAERHLNESALIKKKKKGSKHPKASPTQDLTEQVAEQYVTELAYSHYLSETATLTTEPTEQYVSEPSYSYAAKERSKDPEGPTAVVTQQAERYLRESIPLETEQVEQYVTEPVYSQLGSEPAHSHTPLKKKKKRPQKDPEHLNPDMAKQQAEQHVNGSVPLESQKKKSKDPESPTPDGSEPSEIESAPLKNKKKRSKDCKAQTPDETEEPEQYVPESSPLKRRKKRAKDPKAPASDVTELENRKERSKDLKASTPDMTEQAEQHVNVSAHAKDPKGQKQRFGFLRRLW; encoded by the exons ATGAGGGAGCGGGTCACGGTGGACCGCCCTCCACCACCCTATCAACCCCCACCGACCTGTTACTGTATCACTATCACCACTGGCGGTGAATCTGCTTTACTTCCAGCTGTTCTGTGTTTCCTGACCTTCGGCCTCCTCGTCTGGTTACTACTTCAAATACGTGTGGACAACGAGCGTCGGAGACAAATACAG TACGAGAACCAAGATGGCCATTCGTCCAGTTCCTATTTGGACCACGGCCAAGGGATGGGAAAGAGGGGCGTGCTGAGCATTGAAGCCAACCAGCAGGGGTTTTGCCGTTGCGATTTGTACTCCTCGCGGCCTGAGGATACAGATGGACCCTCTGGTTCCATCAGCCCCAACAGCTCTCTGGAAAGACAGTCAGTCAGAGGGTCTCCCAAGCCGGTGGTGGTGGAATCATGCAAGCCATTTGAGATGCCCGCGTTCCAGCATGTGGAGGAGCTGAGGCAGACACATGTGGCGGAGCAGGCTGAACAGCATGTGGCTAAGTCAGCAGCTCCATTGAAGAAAAACAAGAAGAGATGGAAGGATCCTGAAGTCTCAACGTCAGATGACACTGAACAGGCCGAGCGGCATTTGAATGAGTCGGCccttatcaagaaaaaaaagaagggatcGAAGCATCCCAAAGCCTCCCCAACGCAAGATCTGACTGAGCAAGTAGCCGAGCAGTATGTGACTGAGTTAGCTTACTCACATTATTTGAGCGAGACAGCTACTCTGACTACTGAGCCGACTGAGCAGTATGTGAGTGAGCCATCTTACTCATATGCTGCTAAGGAGAGATCGAAGGATCCCGAGGGCCCAACGGCAGTTGTGACCCAGCAGGCAGAGCGGTATTTGCGTGAGTCAATTCCTCTGGAGACTGAGCAGGTCGAGCAGTATGTGACTGAGCCAGTTTACTCACAACTTGGGAGTGAACCAGCTCACTCACATACTcctctgaaaaagaaaaagaagcgaCCCCAAAAGGATCCCGAACACCTAAACCCAGACATGGCAAAGCAGCAGGCCGAGCAGCATGTGAATGGCTCAGTTCCTCTTGAGAGTCAAAAGAAGAAATCAAAGGATCCTGAATCCCCAACGCCAGATGGGAGCGAGCCGTCTGAGATTGAGTCGGCTCCTCTCAAGAATAAAAAGAAGAGATCGAAGGATTGTAAAGCCCAAACACCAGATGAGACTGAGGAGCCGGAGCAGTATGTGCCTGAGTCATCTCCTctcaagagaagaaagaagagagcaaAGGATCCCAAAGCCCCAGCGTCAGACGTGACTGAGCTGGAGAATCGAAAGGAGAGATCGAAGGATCTGAAAGCCTCAACACCGGACATGACTGAACAGGCTGAGCAGCATGTGAATGTGTCAGCTCACGCCAAGGACCCTAAAGGCCAAAAGCAGCGCTTTGGGTTTCTTCGCCGTCTATGGTGA
- the fhdc3 gene encoding FH2 domain containing 3: METPLSSHSVGPPPPPPPLPPPPPTLSMDAFSRCVQRRALMRKFNWDTIPCERVLGRRNLWTIQASLDNFELDTERIKELFGNKDSGRPRTGTTVTQDKTCDSSSSKHGAQKVSLLSSKKSMNIAILLKQFKRPIHRLVRDIREGHATNFKSGTLKELCKLLPDSGEAKKLVAFDGTISQLTEADQFMVRLLKQPGYETRLQCLILKEEFFPIMDDLRRLIAVMTAAAKELLELDDLQSIIRLVLKVGNYMNEGCNTGSASGFKMASLLRLVDTKANKPGMNLMHYVAMQAQDMDPSLLNFPRRLKHIKAAASIITHEVHSDFQREVIRVSSITEDSSKYEDLNSQMENFLKRADLTIAGVRLSWREFQETKDSLAEYLCEDPLSFKLEECCSIFKSFGEKFDQAVLENQKRREGDRNREYQERLRVGSFGSLPSSPSFSRCHTVSHTTDSDMEIALASLLNEDRFGRRRRSQSMSNSSRVAASLR, encoded by the exons ATGGAGACCCCATTATCATCCCATTCCGTCggtcctcccccaccaccaccaccgctaccccCGCCACCACCCACACTGTCCATGGATGCTTTCTCCAGGTGCGTCCAGAGGCGAGCGCTGATGCGAAAGTTCAACTGGGACACCATCCCGTGTGAGAGGGTCCTGGGGCGGAGGAACCTGTGGACCATACAGGCCTCGCTGGACAACTTTGAGCTGGACACCGAGAGGATCAAAGAGCTCTTTGGCAACAAGGACAGCGGGCGGCCGAGGACGGGCACCACAGTAACCCAGGACAAGACGTGTGACTCAAGCTCATCTAAACATGGTGCCCAGAAG GTGTCACTACTGAGCTCAAAGAAGAGTATGAATATTGCAATCTTGCTGAAACAGTTCAAAAG GCCAATCCACAGGCTAGTTCGCGATATCAGGGAGGGCCATGCCACCAACTTCAAAAGTGGAACACTCAAAGAGCTGTGCAAACTGCTCCCAGACTCTGGAGAG GCAAAGAAGCTGGTGGCATTTGATGGGACCATTAGCCAGTTGACAGAGGCTGATCAGTTTATGGTGAGGCTGTTAAAACAACCAGG CTATGAGACAAGGCTCCAATGTTTAATACTGAAAGAGGAGTTTTTTCCTATCATGGATGACCTGAGAAGGTTGATAGCGGTCATGACAGCTGCAGCTAAAG AGTTATTGGAGTTGGACGACCTCCAATCCATAATTCGTTTAGTACTTAAAGTTGGGAACTATATGAATGAG GGTTGCAATACAGGCAGTGCCAGTGGCTTCAAAATGGCCTCCCTACTTCGACTGGTGGACACCAAGGCAAATAAGCCAGGGATGAACCTCATGCACTATGTGGCCATG CAAGCCCAAGACATGGATCCATCCCTACTCAATTTTCCAAGACGCCTCAAGCACATCAAAGCAGCTGCAAG CATCATTACTCATGAAGTCCACAGCGATTTTCAAAGGGAGGTTATCAGGGTTTCCAGTATTACAGAAGATTCTTCTAAATATGAGGACCTCAACAGCCAAATGGAGAATTTTCTAAAG AGGGCTGACCTGACAATAGCTGGTGTGAGACTCTCATGGAGAGAGTTCCAGGAGACCAAAGATTCCCTGGCGGAATACCTGTGTGAAGACCCCTTGTCTTTTAAACTGGAGGAGTGCTGTTCCATCTTCAAGTCCTTCGGGGAGAAATTCGACCAAGCTGTTTTA GAGAACCAGAAGCGCAGGGAGGGGGACAGGAATCGTGAATATCAGGAGAGGCTGCGTGTGGGCTCCTTCGGCAGCCTGCCcagctccccctccttctccagaTGCCACACGGTCTCTCACACCACAGACAGCGACATGGAGATAGCACTCGCCAGCCTGCTCAACGAGGACCGATTCGGACGTCGGAGAAGAAGTCAATCAATGTCAAACAGCAGCAGAGTGGCAGCATCTCTCAGGTAG